The Primulina huaijiensis isolate GDHJ02 chromosome 17, ASM1229523v2, whole genome shotgun sequence genome window below encodes:
- the LOC140962445 gene encoding probable DNA primase large subunit, with amino-acid sequence MEIVRRNKASSLESAEGGAVSTIPLYRSAPAIEVRLEDFELYAVHRLRVLKGISDGLSRGKKVNEMEKLVNELWRANMMQVEASDVVNKDVISHFVLRLVYCREEELRKWFLSMESTLFRYRFQLETPEAQRALLVEFDLPYKAVSSAEYESIKDKLNQVVRSIGQSLSTADTIYYKVPFEQVPDLVASRRVFLLKGYAYVATNQVVSLLMTQYRSHLSKALVLTNRKWTSMIREQEKDRLTPIIEALSTSYLGPDYSQPKEFAEITLKDIDQVAKSSFPLCMSHLFVKLREDHHLKHGGRMQLGLFLKGVGLNLDDALAFWKTEFSKKVGAERFDKEYAYSIRHNYGKEGKRTDYTPYSCQKIISSTPGVGNHHGCPYRHFSEENLRAALGKMGVGNRAMEEVIDKVRNRHYQLACTLTFEAIHGELCDAGINHPNQYYSDSRKILDSKNKSRVS; translated from the exons ATGGAAATTGTGAGGCGTAACAAGGCATCCTCGCTGGAATCTGCGGAGGGCGGCGCCGTTTCCACTATCCCGCTGTACCGTTCTGCTCCGGCAATCGAAGTTCGGCTCGAAGATTTCGAGCTTTATGCCGTACACCGTCTCCGAG TTCTTAAAGGGATATCAGATGGGTTGTCCCGTGGGAAAAAAGTCAACGAGATGGAAAAACTG GTTAACGAGTTGTGGAGGGCAAATATGATGCAAGTAGAAGCATCTGATGTTGTCAACAAGGATGTCATTTCACATTTCGTGTTGCGCCTCGTTTACTGCAGAGA GGAGGAATTAAGGAAATGGTTTCTTTCCATGGAGTCTACACTATTTCGTTATCGATTTCAACTTGAAACTCCTGAAGCCCAG AGGGCATTATTGGTAGAGTTTGATCTGCCTTACAAGGCTGTAAGCAGTGCTGAATATGAG AGTATAAAAGACAAATTGAACCAGGTGGTGCGTTCCATTGGACAATCTTTATCCACTG CTGATACAATATATTACAAG GTACCTTTTGAACAAGTTCCTGATCTTGTGGCAAGTAGGCGAGTGTTTCTCCTGAAGGGGTACGCTTATGTTGCAACAAATCAG GTGGTTTCACTCCTCATGACACAATATCGCAGCCATTTGTCAAAAGCACTTGTATTGACAAACAG AAAATGGACGTCAATGATTAGAGAGCAAGAGAAGGACAGACTAACTCCA ATAATTGAAGCTCTATCGACAAGTTATTTAGGTCCTGATTACAGCCAG CCAAAAGAGTTCGCAGAAATAACATTGAAGGATATCGATCAAGTTGCCAAAAGCTCATTCCCTCTCTGCATGAGTCATTTGTTTGTAAAG CTTAGAGAGGATCATCACTTGAAGCATGGAGGACGGATGCAACTAGGTCTCTTTCTCAAG GGTGTGGGACTTAACTTGGATGATGCCCTTGCTTTCTGGAAAACAGAGTTCTCCAAAAAG GTTGGAGCCGAAAGATTTGACAAAGAATATGCATATAGCATACGCCACAATTATGGGAAAGAAGGGAAGAGAACG GATTACACGCCTTATTCATgtcaaaaaataatatcttcAACACCAGGTGTTGGGAATCATCACGGATGTCCTTATCGCCATTTCAG TGAGGAAAACTTGAGAGCAGCACTTGGTAAGATGGGAGTAGGCAATCGTGCGATGGAGGAGGTCATTGATAAAGTGCGGAACAGACACTATCAG TTGGCATGTACCTTGACTTTTGAAGCTATTCACGGGGAGTTATGTGATGCGGGAATAAATCATCCAAACCAATATTACAGTGACAGCAGAAAGATATTGGATTCCAAG AACAAGTCCAGGGTTAGTTAG